The following proteins are encoded in a genomic region of Aptenodytes patagonicus chromosome 13, bAptPat1.pri.cur, whole genome shotgun sequence:
- the MAP2K3 gene encoding dual specificity mitogen-activated protein kinase kinase 3 isoform X3, giving the protein MDKKQDSKGSLEPHKPVKSKKTRELRITCIPIKQPVANTTPPRNLDSRAFITIGDKNFEVEADDLVAISELGRGAYGVVEKVQHAQSGTIMAVKRIRATVNTQEQKRLLMDLDISMRTVDCFYTVTFYGALFREGDVWICMELMDTSLDKFYKKVLEKKKTIPEDILGKMAVSIVRALEHLHSKLSVIHRDVKPSNVLINKEGHVKMCDFGISGYLVDSVAKTMDAGCKPYMAPERINPELNQKGYNVKSDVWSLGITMIELAILRFPYESWGTPFQQLKQVVEEPSPQLPADRFSKEFVDFTAQCLRKNPAERMNYLELMEHPFFTLHDTKETDMASFVTEILGEDS; this is encoded by the exons ATGGACAAGAAGCAAG ATTCCAAAGGATCCTTGGAGCCGCACAAACCGG TGAAAAGCAAGAAGACACGGGAACTGAGGATAACATGTATCCCCATCAAACAGCCCGTTGCCAACACAAC GCCCCCAAGGAACTTGGACTCCAGAGCGTTCATTACCATCGGAGATAAA AACTTCGAGGTGGAAGCTGATGACCTGGtggcaatttcggagctgggccgtGGGGCCTACGGCGTGGTGGAGAAAGTCCAGCATGCGCAGAGCGGCACCATCATGGCTGTGAAG AGGATTCGAGCGACTGTGAACACTCAGGAGCAGAAGAGGTTATTGATGGACTTGGACATCTCCATGAGGACAGTTGACTGCTTCTACACTGTTACCTTCTATGGAGCCCTCTTCCGCGAG GGCGATGTGTGGATCTGCATGGAGCTAATGGACACCTCCCTAGATAAATTCTACAAGAAAGtgctggagaagaagaaaaccatCCCCGAAGACATTCTGGGGAAAATGGCCGTGTCT ATTGTACGAGCTCTGGAGCATCTGCACAGTAAACTGTCTGTAATCCATAGAG ACGTGAAACCTTCCAATGTGCTGATCAACAAGGAAGGACATGTGAAAATGTGCGATTTTGGGATCAGCGGCTACTTGGTGGACTCGGTTGCGAAGACCATGGATGCCGGCTGCAAACCGTACATGGCT CCGGAAAGAATAAACCCTGAGCTGAACCAGAAGGGCTACAACGTGAAGTCAGACGTCTGGAGTCTGGggatcacaatg ATCGAACTGGCCATTCTTCGCTTCCCGTACGAGTCCTGGGGGACCCCCTTCCAGCAGCTCAAGCAAGTGGTGGAGGAGCCTTCGCCCCAGCTGCCCGCCGATCGCTTCTCCAAGGAGTTTGTGGACTTTACGGCGCAGTG CTTAAGGAAGAACCCCGCTGAGCGAATGAACTATTTAGAACTTATG GAACACCCTTTCTTTACCTTGCACGACACCAAAGAGACTGACATGGCCTCCTTCGTGACAGAGATCCTCGGGGAGGACTCCTAA
- the MAP2K3 gene encoding dual specificity mitogen-activated protein kinase kinase 3 isoform X1, with protein MSSPAARISPCRRLFPIKDSKGSLEPHKPVKSKKTRELRITCIPIKQPVANTTPPRNLDSRAFITIGDKNFEVEADDLVAISELGRGAYGVVEKVQHAQSGTIMAVKRIRATVNTQEQKRLLMDLDISMRTVDCFYTVTFYGALFREGDVWICMELMDTSLDKFYKKVLEKKKTIPEDILGKMAVSIVRALEHLHSKLSVIHRDVKPSNVLINKEGHVKMCDFGISGYLVDSVAKTMDAGCKPYMAPERINPELNQKGYNVKSDVWSLGITMIELAILRFPYESWGTPFQQLKQVVEEPSPQLPADRFSKEFVDFTAQCLRKNPAERMNYLELMEHPFFTLHDTKETDMASFVTEILGEDS; from the exons ATTCCAAAGGATCCTTGGAGCCGCACAAACCGG TGAAAAGCAAGAAGACACGGGAACTGAGGATAACATGTATCCCCATCAAACAGCCCGTTGCCAACACAAC GCCCCCAAGGAACTTGGACTCCAGAGCGTTCATTACCATCGGAGATAAA AACTTCGAGGTGGAAGCTGATGACCTGGtggcaatttcggagctgggccgtGGGGCCTACGGCGTGGTGGAGAAAGTCCAGCATGCGCAGAGCGGCACCATCATGGCTGTGAAG AGGATTCGAGCGACTGTGAACACTCAGGAGCAGAAGAGGTTATTGATGGACTTGGACATCTCCATGAGGACAGTTGACTGCTTCTACACTGTTACCTTCTATGGAGCCCTCTTCCGCGAG GGCGATGTGTGGATCTGCATGGAGCTAATGGACACCTCCCTAGATAAATTCTACAAGAAAGtgctggagaagaagaaaaccatCCCCGAAGACATTCTGGGGAAAATGGCCGTGTCT ATTGTACGAGCTCTGGAGCATCTGCACAGTAAACTGTCTGTAATCCATAGAG ACGTGAAACCTTCCAATGTGCTGATCAACAAGGAAGGACATGTGAAAATGTGCGATTTTGGGATCAGCGGCTACTTGGTGGACTCGGTTGCGAAGACCATGGATGCCGGCTGCAAACCGTACATGGCT CCGGAAAGAATAAACCCTGAGCTGAACCAGAAGGGCTACAACGTGAAGTCAGACGTCTGGAGTCTGGggatcacaatg ATCGAACTGGCCATTCTTCGCTTCCCGTACGAGTCCTGGGGGACCCCCTTCCAGCAGCTCAAGCAAGTGGTGGAGGAGCCTTCGCCCCAGCTGCCCGCCGATCGCTTCTCCAAGGAGTTTGTGGACTTTACGGCGCAGTG CTTAAGGAAGAACCCCGCTGAGCGAATGAACTATTTAGAACTTATG GAACACCCTTTCTTTACCTTGCACGACACCAAAGAGACTGACATGGCCTCCTTCGTGACAGAGATCCTCGGGGAGGACTCCTAA
- the MAP2K3 gene encoding dual specificity mitogen-activated protein kinase kinase 3 isoform X2 — MSLPRDSKGSLEPHKPVKSKKTRELRITCIPIKQPVANTTPPRNLDSRAFITIGDKNFEVEADDLVAISELGRGAYGVVEKVQHAQSGTIMAVKRIRATVNTQEQKRLLMDLDISMRTVDCFYTVTFYGALFREGDVWICMELMDTSLDKFYKKVLEKKKTIPEDILGKMAVSIVRALEHLHSKLSVIHRDVKPSNVLINKEGHVKMCDFGISGYLVDSVAKTMDAGCKPYMAPERINPELNQKGYNVKSDVWSLGITMIELAILRFPYESWGTPFQQLKQVVEEPSPQLPADRFSKEFVDFTAQCLRKNPAERMNYLELMEHPFFTLHDTKETDMASFVTEILGEDS; from the exons ATTCCAAAGGATCCTTGGAGCCGCACAAACCGG TGAAAAGCAAGAAGACACGGGAACTGAGGATAACATGTATCCCCATCAAACAGCCCGTTGCCAACACAAC GCCCCCAAGGAACTTGGACTCCAGAGCGTTCATTACCATCGGAGATAAA AACTTCGAGGTGGAAGCTGATGACCTGGtggcaatttcggagctgggccgtGGGGCCTACGGCGTGGTGGAGAAAGTCCAGCATGCGCAGAGCGGCACCATCATGGCTGTGAAG AGGATTCGAGCGACTGTGAACACTCAGGAGCAGAAGAGGTTATTGATGGACTTGGACATCTCCATGAGGACAGTTGACTGCTTCTACACTGTTACCTTCTATGGAGCCCTCTTCCGCGAG GGCGATGTGTGGATCTGCATGGAGCTAATGGACACCTCCCTAGATAAATTCTACAAGAAAGtgctggagaagaagaaaaccatCCCCGAAGACATTCTGGGGAAAATGGCCGTGTCT ATTGTACGAGCTCTGGAGCATCTGCACAGTAAACTGTCTGTAATCCATAGAG ACGTGAAACCTTCCAATGTGCTGATCAACAAGGAAGGACATGTGAAAATGTGCGATTTTGGGATCAGCGGCTACTTGGTGGACTCGGTTGCGAAGACCATGGATGCCGGCTGCAAACCGTACATGGCT CCGGAAAGAATAAACCCTGAGCTGAACCAGAAGGGCTACAACGTGAAGTCAGACGTCTGGAGTCTGGggatcacaatg ATCGAACTGGCCATTCTTCGCTTCCCGTACGAGTCCTGGGGGACCCCCTTCCAGCAGCTCAAGCAAGTGGTGGAGGAGCCTTCGCCCCAGCTGCCCGCCGATCGCTTCTCCAAGGAGTTTGTGGACTTTACGGCGCAGTG CTTAAGGAAGAACCCCGCTGAGCGAATGAACTATTTAGAACTTATG GAACACCCTTTCTTTACCTTGCACGACACCAAAGAGACTGACATGGCCTCCTTCGTGACAGAGATCCTCGGGGAGGACTCCTAA
- the MAP2K3 gene encoding dual specificity mitogen-activated protein kinase kinase 3 isoform X4 has protein sequence MEGRDSKGSLEPHKPVKSKKTRELRITCIPIKQPVANTTPPRNLDSRAFITIGDKNFEVEADDLVAISELGRGAYGVVEKVQHAQSGTIMAVKRIRATVNTQEQKRLLMDLDISMRTVDCFYTVTFYGALFREGDVWICMELMDTSLDKFYKKVLEKKKTIPEDILGKMAVSIVRALEHLHSKLSVIHRDVKPSNVLINKEGHVKMCDFGISGYLVDSVAKTMDAGCKPYMAPERINPELNQKGYNVKSDVWSLGITMIELAILRFPYESWGTPFQQLKQVVEEPSPQLPADRFSKEFVDFTAQCLRKNPAERMNYLELMEHPFFTLHDTKETDMASFVTEILGEDS, from the exons ATTCCAAAGGATCCTTGGAGCCGCACAAACCGG TGAAAAGCAAGAAGACACGGGAACTGAGGATAACATGTATCCCCATCAAACAGCCCGTTGCCAACACAAC GCCCCCAAGGAACTTGGACTCCAGAGCGTTCATTACCATCGGAGATAAA AACTTCGAGGTGGAAGCTGATGACCTGGtggcaatttcggagctgggccgtGGGGCCTACGGCGTGGTGGAGAAAGTCCAGCATGCGCAGAGCGGCACCATCATGGCTGTGAAG AGGATTCGAGCGACTGTGAACACTCAGGAGCAGAAGAGGTTATTGATGGACTTGGACATCTCCATGAGGACAGTTGACTGCTTCTACACTGTTACCTTCTATGGAGCCCTCTTCCGCGAG GGCGATGTGTGGATCTGCATGGAGCTAATGGACACCTCCCTAGATAAATTCTACAAGAAAGtgctggagaagaagaaaaccatCCCCGAAGACATTCTGGGGAAAATGGCCGTGTCT ATTGTACGAGCTCTGGAGCATCTGCACAGTAAACTGTCTGTAATCCATAGAG ACGTGAAACCTTCCAATGTGCTGATCAACAAGGAAGGACATGTGAAAATGTGCGATTTTGGGATCAGCGGCTACTTGGTGGACTCGGTTGCGAAGACCATGGATGCCGGCTGCAAACCGTACATGGCT CCGGAAAGAATAAACCCTGAGCTGAACCAGAAGGGCTACAACGTGAAGTCAGACGTCTGGAGTCTGGggatcacaatg ATCGAACTGGCCATTCTTCGCTTCCCGTACGAGTCCTGGGGGACCCCCTTCCAGCAGCTCAAGCAAGTGGTGGAGGAGCCTTCGCCCCAGCTGCCCGCCGATCGCTTCTCCAAGGAGTTTGTGGACTTTACGGCGCAGTG CTTAAGGAAGAACCCCGCTGAGCGAATGAACTATTTAGAACTTATG GAACACCCTTTCTTTACCTTGCACGACACCAAAGAGACTGACATGGCCTCCTTCGTGACAGAGATCCTCGGGGAGGACTCCTAA